The region AATTTTAGTATGGACTTAATATCAGATAAAGGTATTGATGCTAATTTCCTGAATTTGATCACCGAGCTTGGGTTATAGAAGACAGTATCTCTGTCCTTGGGAGAGAAAAGCTGGAGTGTTTGGGATAAAGGGTCACTTACTCTCAACAGTAGGgcaaaaattaataatagtaataatttttaaaaggaaaaaaaagggcaTTCCAAGCAGATGGACCAATTTATGTCCAAAAGTCTTGAGGCAGGAAAGCACTTAGCTTGCTTAGAACAAGCGTCAGATAACCCAGTGACCTGAGCTGTGGAGAGATGACACATAGTTAGCAGGAAACATTCTGTTTGGATGGAGAAGCACAAGAACTGAATCAGGGAGACCATTAGAAGTCCCTGCCCTAAGCCAGGCAAGAGCTGATGGAGGCCTGTGGCCAGGGAGGGAGCATGGAGATGGAGAATAAAGGATGAAACTGAGAATTATTTTGGAGGTTGAGCTCACAAGACATGACTTCTGATGATCTGGATGGTGGGGGAGATAAGAAAGAGAGGCATCGAGATCACTCCACGCTTCTGGTCTAAACCATTGGGTGGATGGTGATGTCATTTACTAAAAGGTGGGGAGATGAGAGGAGGTGCAAGTTGGTGGTGGGGATGTAAATCAAGCACTCAGTTTTGGACATGTTAAGTCTGAGATGCCTGTGAAACATCCAAGTAGGTCATTGCATCCTCATCACCTAGCTCAGTAAATGCACATTACGTGAGTTTGCTGCAATGGGGAAGGCAGAGGCAGTGACACAGCCAGCTGAGCCCCTGCACCACCAGCATTCCCCACTTGGCCCCAGCCACCTCTGAGCCTCCAGCCCCATCCTCTCTTGCCTCGGTCCCTCTCATCTTCCATCAGGACCATAACCTGCTCCCTGGCTCGAGCCCCAGCTCCTGCCCTCCCAAGGGACACTAGGCTCTGGAGCATCCCACCCCCCACAAACGATAATGCAGGAGCCTGCCCTTCCTTACTCCCTAGGCCAGAATGACTGCATCCCAGTGGAAACATGGCCAGTTATCATGGCAACAGTTGAGCCGCAGCCTGGAACCAGCCAGGTGATTAAAGACTGCTGGATGGGGCCAGCCACAACCCCAAATGCAGGGAAGTCAACCCCTCATATTTCCCCCTCCTCATCCCCTGGTTCAGTGTCCAAGGAGTCCCCTTCAGGGAGAGCCACTGCAGAAAAAGCCGGGTGTGTAGAAAGCTCTGGGCAGGTCTTGGAAGCCCTGGCCTTCACCTGCCTCCACCTCCATAAATATTTCACAAGGCCACTCCCTGAGGactcagaagagaaggaaaaggatatTGATTTGGGGCTCTGTCCTCTTCCCAGTGGCCAGTGGAGCCACctaaccaccccccacccctcccataCACACTTTCTACTGCTCTCAATTTTGCCCCcaaagcagggcacccaaaagATTCATCCTCATTTGTGCAAAGAGCTGCAGGTTAACAACATAGTCTTAGGAATACAAGCGGCAGAGAGGGTCTCCGGGGACACAGCCACAGGCCAGCTGCAAACCCACAAGGGCCTCCTCCCCTTTCTGGCCACCTTTCCAAAACTAACGACACTAAGGATGCCCCAGCTGAGGCATTTCTCTCCGGATGCTAGTACTCGGGAAGCCGCAAGGTCATCCTGTACCAACCGCAGCTTAGGCGGCACCACCTCCCAGAAGCCAGAGGAGAAGAGGCTGCGCCAGCGCCCAGGCCCACAGCCCCAGGCCAGACTCGCACTGTCGGCATCCTGCACTCCGATTAGCTTTGTCTGCGGAGCTTCCGAGATGCCCTGCAGCCCCGCATCCCATGCCCGAGTCCCTGTGCTGCACTCACGCTCTGGTCGTCGTCCTCACTCCGCATATGATCTGCGATGAAGCGCACGCCGTCCACCGCCTCCTGGAGGCCACAGCCACACGGTCCCCCGGAGCGCCCGGGGCCTGCTGCCGGAGCCGACGCCGGCTCCGAGCCAAAGGCCCCAGTCAAGCCCTGCACCGACGCGCGGTTGACGAAGCACGTGCAGGAGTCGGCCCCCTGGGCCTCGCGGAAGAAGGCGCCGGCTCCCTCTCGCTCGCGCTGGCGCCGCCGCAGACGCAGGCGTTGGCGGGCGCAGCGGTGGCGCGGCTGCTGCATGAACAGCAGCGAGGGCAGCTTTTCCAGGAAGACGACCTTGACCCAGGGCGCCATGGTGTGCGTGGTGGGAGAACGGTGGTGCACGTTGAGCACGCACACGCTGGTGACGATGGAGAAGGTGACGAGCACCATGGTGAACATGAGGTACTTGCCGACTAGCGGCACGTCGAGGGAGGTGGGCGGCACGATCTTAGAGATGAGCAGCAGGAAGACGGTGAGCGCCAGCAGCACGGAGATGCACAGCGTCATCTTCTCACCGCAGTCAGACGGCAGATAGAAGACGAGGATGGCTAGAGAGGTGATGAGGACACAGGGGATGATGAGATTGATGGTGTAGAAGAGTGGCTTGCGACGGATGATGAAGTCGTATGTGATGTCCACGTAAGTGGAGTCATCCGGGTTCTCGTTGCGCCGGCCGGGCAGCGCCACTATGTCCCACTCGCCGCTGGGTGTGAAGTCGTCCAGGTTGGCCACGTCACTCTTGAGCACCAGGTCGATCTCAGTGCGGTCGTAGGTCCACGAGCGGAACTTCATGGTGCAGTTCTGCTGGTCAAATGGGAAGTGCTTTACCTCGATCTTGCATGCGCTCTTGTAGATGGCCGGTGGCAGCCAGAAGATGCTGCCGTCGTAGGAGACCAGGGCGTTGGAATAGAAGGACACCTCGTACATGCCGTCGGCACTGCCAAGGGACAGCACAGTCAGCCCTGACTTAAGCATGCCTCCACCCCATCCATTCACCCAGCCCTGAGTGGGAAGAGAGGAAAGCCGAAGGGAGGTatgggaagagggagagagaaaggagcaggAATTATTAAGCAAGAAGGGGATGTGGGTGGGCTGGTGGGGAGAAGAGGTGTCCTGGTCAGAAGGCCTGAGGGGACCTTCTGTTACTTGTCATGCACTGTATAAGCCGGTTGGTCCACAAGAAGGTGGAGACGTTGGGGAAGCCAGGGAGGTCAGAGTGAGGAGTCCGGTGCAACGGAGAGGGCCAGGGGCAGGTGGGAGCAGGAGATGGTCCCTGGAGTCTAGGGGACTAGTGGCTTTGGGTCTTGGAGGTAAGACGGCTTATTGTAGGAGAGCAGATGGAACCTGGGGGAGAAACTGGGACCCCCAAGTTCTTTGATTCTTATCATTCCTCCAGGAAAGcctattttttaatcagtttgcACACTGGGGGCTGTCAATTCTTATTTGTATCACACCACAGCTCCAAACACTGGGAGTCCTAATTGACTGGGAGGGAGCTGGCCATGACCCAAGTTACCTTGGCTGTCCACACTATACCTCACGGGTTTGGGTTTGTCTGTCTGAGTAGTGACTTGTCTGTGCCAATGAAAAGTCCCTTCTCTCCCCCAGCATGAGCTAATTTACTTTCTTCAAGACCTGAGCACTCTCAagttctcctccagccttcccatCCCTCCAGGGTCACCTACTTGTTGTATAGGACCACATCTGGTAGCCAGATGTGTTTGGAAGGGAGCCGAACTTTCTTCATGTTGTCAAATTCCTCAGGCTTCCAGGTGAGGCGATAATCCTCCCACTCCtgggaaagggaaagagggaggcagCACCGACCTCTGCCCTGGGAGGGGCTCAAGGTCAAGGACAGGGACAAGAGGAGGCCTATTTGGCttgaggaagtttttttttttttttttaggaagtttttaaaagtcattgcCTTGCCACCATGACTTCTCAGCCCAGCAAAAGTGGCTTTTCATTTAATTTGCATAGCCAAGCCAAGATATTAGAATCTACATTTTGTGAATGAGAAAATGAATCTTGCAGTGTTTAACATATTCAAAGTTAACAGAGCTGGTGAGTGGAAGAACCAAGACTCATATCCAGTTATTTAAGATCCCAAGGTCTATACCTTTCTGCCTCTCTTGAGGAGATTCAAAGAGGGAAaagcacatgcaaaaaaaaaaaaagaaaagaaagaaaaaatggaggaaagagaagCCCAGAGGTGTGGGCAGGAAGAGCTCTAACCTGAGTCAGCCAGACATTGGTGGTCATGATCTGCTCCCGCTCATGCTGCAACGAAGAGAAGCTGCTGAGAAGTGCCCCCTGCCACCGACCCTCAAGTCTGTGGGCCCCCTACACCACCCAGGCTCCTTCCCCCACCTGCCCAAGCCTTGGGGACTCCAGAAGAATTAGTGCAAACATACTCTGGCTATGCCAATTTCAGTAGCTGGGCATACAGTTTgagacccccactcaccacactGATGAGCTGGGCCAGTGATACCATGAGCTGTACTGTCACCAGCTCAGAGCCATTGGTAGCTGGGCGGATAAGTTTGTTGTAGCGGGAAGGATCCAGGAGATGCTCTACCAGCCGTTCTTCTGTGTCTGTACCCCAGACTCCTGGGCAGGGGAGTGGGGTTGGGGGCAAGAGGTAAGTACACAGCAAGGAGGGCCCACCCAGGATCCCACTCTCCCTAGGCAAGTGGGACAACCTAGGCCCAAATAGGAAGCTGTAGTTTCCCATAGCTCATCCCTAAGAAGACAGCAAAATTCTTAGGTTGCCCCCATGGACGCCCCTCATAGAGAAGTCCCTCTCTGAGATCACTGACCAAGAAGCCCAGACAGTCCCCCCACAGTCTCCCACTAAAAACCTATTCTTCAAGGATCAGTGGAGACCCTGCTCTTCCTGCAAGATCTCAGAGGATCATTTCAAAAGATTTGAAGtttctgtttccatggtttcttcTAGAAGATATCTACAATTCAAGGAAGATTTTAGAGAGTAGTGAAAGGAGAACAGTTATATGTGTCCCACCACACAGCCTTTCTTCTCAGTCAGCACCCATCTCTGTGTACCAATAATGTTATGCGCCTCTACATGTGACTGGCTGTGACCCCCTCCCAAAAAGGTATTGGGTTGGAGTAGAATAATTGGGCTACCTGAGCTGTGTGGGACAGGGCATACATTTCACCTCAAGTTCCACACATACAGGAGCTCACCTCTCATGAGACTGCAGGCAAATATGGAAAGCTCACTTGGTTGTATATTCCTTTTGTACCTGCCCCACCACACACTATCTCCTGCAACCCTGCACAAACGCACCCGCAC is a window of Muntiacus reevesi chromosome 1, mMunRee1.1, whole genome shotgun sequence DNA encoding:
- the CHRNB2 gene encoding neuronal acetylcholine receptor subunit beta-2; its protein translation is MAWLSGPMALLLSFGLLGLSSGVWGTDTEERLVEHLLDPSRYNKLIRPATNGSELVTVQLMVSLAQLISVHEREQIMTTNVWLTQEWEDYRLTWKPEEFDNMKKVRLPSKHIWLPDVVLYNNADGMYEVSFYSNALVSYDGSIFWLPPAIYKSACKIEVKHFPFDQQNCTMKFRSWTYDRTEIDLVLKSDVANLDDFTPSGEWDIVALPGRRNENPDDSTYVDITYDFIIRRKPLFYTINLIIPCVLITSLAILVFYLPSDCGEKMTLCISVLLALTVFLLLISKIVPPTSLDVPLVGKYLMFTMVLVTFSIVTSVCVLNVHHRSPTTHTMAPWVKVVFLEKLPSLLFMQQPRHRCARQRLRLRRRQREREGAGAFFREAQGADSCTCFVNRASVQGLTGAFGSEPASAPAAGPGRSGGPCGCGLQEAVDGVRFIADHMRSEDDDQSVSEDWKYVAMVIDRLFLWIFVFVCVFGTIGMFLQPLFQNYTTATFLHADHSAPSSK